From a single Sediminibacterium sp. KACHI17 genomic region:
- a CDS encoding DUF1801 domain-containing protein encodes MKSYPDINTYIKDFPADKQKLLLTMRATIQKAAPKAVEKISYGMPCFYQDGNLVYFAAMKNHIGFYPSSSGVANFQEELKPYHTSKGAIQFPLDKPLPLKLITTIVKFRVLENEQKAQAKKKSIKK; translated from the coding sequence ATGAAATCCTACCCCGACATCAATACCTACATCAAAGACTTTCCTGCTGATAAACAGAAGCTGTTGCTGACCATGCGTGCAACGATCCAGAAAGCAGCTCCTAAGGCTGTGGAGAAGATCAGTTATGGAATGCCCTGCTTTTATCAGGATGGAAATCTTGTATACTTTGCAGCGATGAAAAATCATATTGGATTTTATCCGTCTTCTTCAGGGGTGGCAAATTTTCAGGAAGAACTAAAGCCTTATCATACTTCAAAAGGCGCAATACAATTTCCATTAGATAAACCCTTGCCGTTGAAGCTCATCACAACGATCGTGAAATTCAGGGTACTTGAAAACGAACAAAAAGCCCAAGCAAAAAAGAAATCAATCAAAAAATAA
- a CDS encoding homogentisate 1,2-dioxygenase, which produces MPHYHTLGNIPHKRHTQFRKNDGSLYSEQLFSTEGFSNDYSLLYHHYPPTQIIHTDEPVNVQPRVAEEKMLKHRSFEGFNIKPEADYLKSRKPVLVNNDCHIVLAAPKESMKDYFYKNADADEMIFVHEGTGVLITQYGQITFAYGDYLVIPRGTIYQIKFDTPDNRLFIVESFSPIRYPKRYVSKYGQLLEHAPFCERDIRTPQHLLTIDEAGDFLIQTKKKGIMYGLHYAHHPFDVVGWDGYCYPFAFSIHDFEPITGRVHQPPPVHQTFEAHNFVVCSFCPRLYDYHPDAIPAPYNHSNIDSDEVLYYVDGDFMSRKNVTRGMITLHPAGIPHGPHPGAVEKSIGKKETQELAVMVDTFHPLQLTVEALEIENPGYTMSWAE; this is translated from the coding sequence ATGCCACATTATCATACTTTGGGTAATATTCCCCATAAACGTCACACACAATTTCGGAAGAATGATGGCTCACTATATTCTGAGCAATTGTTTTCAACTGAAGGTTTTAGTAATGATTATTCCTTACTCTATCATCATTATCCCCCCACACAGATCATTCACACAGACGAGCCGGTGAATGTACAGCCACGAGTGGCTGAGGAAAAAATGTTGAAGCATCGCAGTTTTGAAGGATTCAATATCAAGCCGGAAGCTGATTATCTCAAAAGCAGAAAACCGGTACTGGTGAATAATGACTGCCATATTGTATTGGCTGCGCCAAAGGAGAGTATGAAAGATTATTTCTACAAAAATGCTGATGCAGATGAAATGATCTTTGTACATGAAGGAACTGGGGTGCTCATTACGCAATACGGACAAATCACTTTTGCTTATGGTGATTATCTGGTGATACCACGTGGTACAATTTATCAGATCAAATTTGATACGCCGGATAACCGACTGTTCATTGTAGAAAGTTTTAGTCCGATCCGTTATCCCAAGCGTTATGTCAGTAAATACGGACAACTATTGGAACATGCCCCTTTCTGTGAACGTGATATCAGAACCCCTCAGCATCTCCTGACTATTGATGAAGCAGGTGATTTTCTGATTCAAACCAAGAAAAAGGGGATCATGTATGGACTCCATTATGCACATCATCCTTTTGATGTGGTAGGATGGGATGGATACTGTTATCCATTTGCTTTTAGTATCCATGATTTTGAACCAATCACCGGAAGAGTGCATCAACCGCCGCCTGTACACCAAACCTTTGAAGCACACAATTTTGTAGTGTGTAGTTTTTGTCCGCGGTTATACGATTATCATCCTGATGCAATACCCGCTCCCTATAACCATAGTAATATCGATAGTGATGAAGTATTGTATTATGTAGATGGTGATTTCATGAGTCGTAAGAATGTTACCAGAGGAATGATCACACTGCACCCGGCCGGGATACCCCATGGTCCACATCCCGGAGCAGTAGAAAAAAGTATTGGTAAAAAAGAAACACAGGAGTTAGCAGTGATGGTAGATACGTTTCATCCATTGCAGCTTACAGTGGAGGCTTTAGAGATAGAAAATCCGGGATATACGATGAGTTGGGCAGAATGA
- a CDS encoding metallophosphoesterase family protein — protein sequence MKKIGILSDTHGFLDEAVFRHFEDCDEIWHAGDFGNDALAEQLRGFKPLRGVCGNIDGQDIRSHYPELLQWNCEGVRVMMLHIGGYPPKYNSRSKPLIQQYSPQLFISGHSHILKVMYDDVLNCLHINPGAAGKHGWHKVRTLVRLDIDGNEMKNCRIIELGAR from the coding sequence ATGAAGAAAATAGGGATTCTCTCAGATACACATGGTTTTTTAGACGAAGCAGTATTTCGTCATTTTGAGGATTGTGATGAGATCTGGCATGCTGGAGACTTTGGTAATGATGCACTGGCAGAGCAACTGCGTGGTTTCAAGCCTTTGAGAGGTGTTTGTGGCAATATTGATGGGCAAGATATCCGCTCGCATTACCCGGAATTATTACAATGGAATTGTGAAGGTGTTCGTGTGATGATGTTACATATTGGCGGCTATCCTCCCAAATACAATAGTCGATCAAAACCACTGATTCAACAATACAGCCCTCAACTATTCATTTCCGGGCACTCCCATATTTTGAAAGTCATGTATGATGATGTGTTGAATTGTTTACACATCAATCCGGGTGCAGCCGGGAAACATGGATGGCATAAAGTGAGGACCTTGGTAAGATTGGATATTGATGGCAATGAAATGAAGAACTGCCGTATCATTGAGTTAGGAGCAAGATGA
- a CDS encoding nuclear transport factor 2 family protein gives MNRSITRMLFTALFFCLLQTTGFAQTNEETAARACLENYMSGVGDRVEKAFHPSATMKYIDISNGEFKDVPIADYIARVKANTTPQKRSISILALNMEGTAANAKIKIETDTVIMYDYMNMLKINGEWKIVSKIFSRTNK, from the coding sequence ATGAACCGATCTATTACCCGCATGCTTTTTACAGCATTATTTTTCTGCCTTTTACAAACTACCGGTTTCGCACAAACCAATGAAGAAACAGCTGCAAGAGCTTGTTTGGAAAACTATATGAGTGGTGTGGGAGACAGAGTAGAGAAAGCTTTTCATCCCAGCGCCACCATGAAGTATATTGACATCAGTAATGGCGAATTCAAAGATGTACCCATCGCAGATTATATTGCTCGTGTAAAGGCCAATACCACACCCCAAAAAAGAAGTATCAGTATTCTGGCGTTGAATATGGAAGGCACCGCAGCTAATGCAAAGATCAAGATCGAAACAGATACCGTGATCATGTATGACTATATGAACATGCTTAAGATCAACGGAGAGTGGAAGATCGTGAGTAAGATCTTTTCAAGAACCAACAAATAA
- a CDS encoding histidinol-phosphate transaminase, translating to MSSTVNRRDLLKFGSLAALGMGIRLPSFGLGNEEGILRSEGMADGLINLSSNENPYGISPKAKEALLGALGEAHRYQYNHANLKDFKKELANYYGVNADQILVTAGSGEALGLLPRHFRGKLVTANPTFGILPATAKMLGNKVVEVPLTADQKHDLPAMLKEVDNETELVYVCNPANPSSTIVSPASLKSFCIEASKKAYVGVDEAYIDFLDAPDNESMMQLIEKHPKVFIIGTFSKIHAMAGLRIGWVIGHATLIKALSDNYFNRTQAAMSALSMSAALASLKDPEWHQLSKQKNAAARDYAYQELKKMNIDVIKSYTNFLFFPIPNYTGDFAADMLKKNIFLRSSNYVHGKWARASVGTMDEMKTFIEVMKGVRV from the coding sequence ATGTCATCCACTGTCAATCGCCGTGACCTTTTGAAATTCGGGTCTTTAGCTGCTCTCGGAATGGGTATACGTTTGCCATCTTTTGGTTTGGGCAATGAGGAAGGCATCTTACGCAGTGAGGGTATGGCTGATGGATTGATCAATTTAAGTTCCAACGAAAATCCTTACGGCATTTCACCCAAGGCAAAAGAGGCATTACTGGGAGCATTGGGTGAAGCACATCGATATCAATACAACCATGCCAACCTGAAAGATTTTAAAAAAGAACTGGCGAATTATTATGGTGTGAATGCCGATCAAATTTTAGTGACCGCAGGGTCTGGTGAGGCGTTGGGATTATTACCGCGTCATTTCCGCGGCAAGCTGGTGACAGCTAATCCGACTTTCGGGATATTACCTGCCACAGCAAAAATGTTGGGAAATAAAGTAGTGGAGGTGCCGCTCACAGCTGATCAAAAACATGATCTGCCTGCTATGTTAAAAGAAGTAGACAATGAAACAGAACTTGTATATGTATGTAATCCGGCCAACCCAAGCAGTACCATTGTTTCACCGGCTTCACTAAAGAGCTTTTGTATCGAGGCTTCTAAGAAAGCATATGTTGGAGTTGATGAAGCATATATTGATTTCTTAGATGCACCGGATAATGAATCAATGATGCAACTCATCGAAAAACATCCTAAAGTATTTATCATTGGTACTTTTTCGAAGATCCATGCGATGGCCGGCTTACGTATTGGCTGGGTCATCGGTCATGCAACATTGATCAAAGCATTGTCGGATAATTATTTCAACAGAACCCAGGCTGCGATGTCTGCTTTATCTATGAGTGCAGCTTTGGCCAGTTTGAAAGATCCGGAATGGCATCAGCTAAGCAAACAAAAAAATGCCGCAGCCAGAGACTACGCTTATCAGGAATTGAAAAAGATGAATATTGATGTCATCAAATCTTACACGAATTTTCTCTTCTTCCCTATCCCAAATTATACCGGTGATTTTGCTGCAGATATGTTGAAGAAAAATATCTTCCTGCGCTCATCAAACTATGTTCATGGTAAATGGGCAAGAGCCAGTGTTGGAACGATGGATGAGATGAAAACGTTTATAGAGGTAATGAAAGGAGTTAGGGTTTAG
- a CDS encoding LytTR family DNA-binding domain-containing protein, translating into MSNAITCLIVEDEPLAMELMEDYIRKLPILHLKGKCYDALEAMEWLKHQKADVIFLDINMPALSGLEMAALIPKDQRIIFTTAYAEHALDSFAFHVIDYLLKPVSFKRFLQAIQKLQLQLQPAGNIEVPEKEPELLFIKSGRTVINIRFSDILFIEAHKEYLQIHTKDQKHLVYKRMKDMAASLPASFIRIHNSYIINLQHLQKTDAQSVQIDDKEFPVSSSYKEALQMRLKEYLL; encoded by the coding sequence ATGAGTAATGCCATCACATGTTTGATTGTAGAAGATGAACCATTGGCGATGGAACTAATGGAAGATTATATTCGTAAACTTCCAATATTACATCTAAAAGGAAAATGTTACGATGCGCTTGAAGCCATGGAATGGTTGAAACATCAAAAGGCTGATGTGATCTTTTTAGATATCAATATGCCTGCTTTATCCGGATTGGAAATGGCCGCATTGATCCCCAAAGACCAGCGCATCATTTTTACAACCGCTTATGCTGAGCATGCGCTTGATAGTTTTGCATTTCATGTGATCGATTATCTCTTAAAACCCGTTTCATTCAAACGTTTCCTACAAGCCATCCAAAAACTACAATTACAATTACAGCCTGCCGGGAATATTGAGGTACCAGAAAAGGAGCCGGAACTTTTATTTATCAAATCAGGGAGAACAGTGATCAATATTCGTTTTTCGGACATACTCTTTATTGAAGCGCATAAAGAATATTTACAGATCCATACAAAAGATCAAAAACATCTGGTGTACAAACGCATGAAAGATATGGCAGCTTCTTTACCGGCCTCTTTCATTCGAATTCATAATTCTTATATCATTAATCTGCAACATCTTCAAAAGACCGATGCTCAGTCAGTTCAAATAGATGATAAGGAATTCCCTGTGAGTTCTTCGTATAAAGAAGCTTTACAGATGCGATTAAAAGAATATTTATTGTAG
- a CDS encoding histidine kinase: protein MLKGLRKLNLRQIQWIIWILLLGVNILTLLHFDTLGQSLAYSFIIISSYMLIIYGNASYLIPVYYQKGRIAIYILASLLLLAVAAWYRAGATMWVYNSFFAVKQEVLTAATIVRTMASSLLIYFSSILFYICIHYFRLREQQEAMQRRQVESELNLLKSQVQPHFLFNTLNNIYFYAQRESPQTAALLEKLSSIMRYFVDEAPKDKIALATEMQFIRNYIDLEKARMRYPLQVTIEEPAYIETVQLSPMLIIPLVENVFKHGIDKRREDNYIFLQLMVQEKQLTVTVRNRVMEPVKNNPQGTGLANLRNRLQLLYGEMYSLDTMIENDHYTSVLSLPL from the coding sequence ATGCTAAAAGGACTCAGAAAATTAAACCTTCGTCAGATCCAATGGATTATCTGGATACTATTGTTGGGTGTTAATATCCTTACGCTTCTTCATTTCGACACCCTTGGCCAGTCACTCGCATATTCTTTTATCATTATCAGCTCATACATGTTGATCATATACGGGAATGCTTCGTATTTGATTCCTGTATATTATCAAAAAGGACGTATTGCTATTTATATCTTGGCTTCCTTGCTATTATTGGCTGTAGCGGCATGGTACAGAGCTGGTGCAACCATGTGGGTATACAATTCTTTTTTTGCGGTCAAACAGGAGGTGTTAACAGCTGCTACTATTGTCAGAACAATGGCGTCGAGCTTACTCATTTATTTTAGTAGCATCCTGTTTTATATCTGCATTCATTATTTCCGATTACGAGAACAGCAAGAAGCCATGCAGCGCAGACAAGTCGAGTCTGAACTGAATTTGTTGAAATCGCAAGTACAACCACATTTTTTATTCAATACACTGAATAATATTTATTTCTATGCCCAGCGTGAGTCTCCTCAAACTGCGGCATTACTTGAGAAATTGTCATCCATTATGCGCTATTTTGTGGATGAGGCGCCGAAAGATAAAATTGCTTTAGCAACCGAAATGCAGTTCATTCGCAATTATATCGATCTCGAAAAAGCCAGGATGCGTTATCCATTACAGGTAACCATTGAAGAGCCTGCATATATTGAAACTGTTCAGCTTTCGCCCATGCTCATCATTCCATTGGTTGAGAATGTTTTTAAGCATGGGATCGATAAAAGAAGAGAAGATAATTACATATTCCTGCAACTGATGGTTCAGGAAAAACAACTCACGGTCACAGTTCGTAATCGGGTGATGGAGCCTGTGAAAAATAATCCACAAGGAACAGGGCTTGCCAACTTACGTAATCGTTTACAGTTATTATACGGAGAAATGTATAGCTTAGATACAATGATAGAGAACGATCATTATACCTCTGTTTTAAGTCTGCCTTTATGA
- a CDS encoding tetratricopeptide repeat protein: protein MKQYVIPAFLLLLLACKQNEKKGTQQESAIPETAQKLYNQVAQYPDSTALRIQLVNTLDSIGALTPALAQMDSLIARDSLNFGIWFHKAQLSEKAGDTSGALRSYDKAARIYPSPDALLSMANLFAEKKDERSIILCDQVEKLRLGREYLAHCSFIKGVYYARTGELVKALTSLDRCIANDYQYMEAYMEKGFVYYDTKQADKAIAVFNQAIAIRPTYADAFYWLGKTYEQKNDKESAVKEYQRALVLDPSIQEATDALRRLGAS, encoded by the coding sequence ATGAAGCAATATGTCATCCCCGCCTTTTTGCTGCTCTTGTTGGCTTGTAAACAAAATGAGAAAAAGGGAACTCAGCAGGAAAGCGCTATTCCTGAAACAGCACAAAAATTATACAATCAAGTAGCTCAATATCCGGATAGCACAGCTTTGCGTATTCAGTTGGTCAATACATTGGATAGTATTGGGGCTTTGACTCCGGCATTGGCTCAAATGGATTCATTGATCGCGAGAGATAGCTTGAACTTCGGCATTTGGTTTCATAAAGCACAGTTGAGCGAAAAAGCAGGTGATACGAGTGGGGCACTTCGATCTTATGATAAAGCAGCCCGGATCTATCCGTCACCTGATGCTTTACTTAGTATGGCAAATCTTTTTGCAGAAAAGAAAGATGAAAGATCAATCATACTCTGCGACCAGGTTGAAAAACTGAGATTAGGTAGAGAATACCTTGCACATTGCAGTTTCATCAAAGGTGTATATTATGCAAGAACAGGAGAATTGGTAAAGGCACTGACTTCTTTGGACCGCTGTATTGCCAATGATTACCAATATATGGAAGCTTATATGGAAAAGGGCTTTGTGTATTATGATACCAAGCAAGCTGACAAAGCTATTGCTGTTTTTAATCAGGCGATAGCTATTCGACCTACCTATGCTGATGCTTTTTATTGGTTAGGCAAAACCTATGAACAAAAAAATGATAAAGAGAGTGCTGTAAAAGAATACCAGCGTGCATTGGTGCTAGACCCCTCTATTCAAGAGGCAACAGATGCTTTGCGGAGATTGGGGGCGAGTTAA
- the rpe gene encoding ribulose-phosphate 3-epimerase — protein MPIVAPSLLSANFLNLQKDCEMLNESQADWFHLDVMDGSFVPNLSFGLPVIEHIRKATTKICDVHLMIVEPEKYAEAFKKAGADILTVHYEACTHLHRNLQQIKSLGMRTGVALNPHTPVHVLADILHDIDLVCLMSVNPGFGGQQFIPHTLVKIRQLRQMIQERNLHTHIEIDGGVTLQNAKSILDAGADVLVAGNTVFRAEDPIATIAALKAL, from the coding sequence ATGCCAATCGTTGCCCCTTCTTTGTTGAGTGCTAACTTTCTAAACCTCCAGAAAGATTGTGAGATGTTGAATGAAAGTCAGGCCGACTGGTTTCATTTAGATGTAATGGATGGTTCATTTGTTCCGAATCTGAGTTTTGGATTACCGGTGATAGAACATATCAGGAAAGCAACCACCAAGATCTGTGATGTACATCTAATGATCGTTGAGCCGGAAAAATATGCTGAGGCTTTTAAAAAAGCCGGAGCTGATATTTTAACGGTGCATTATGAAGCTTGCACGCATTTGCATAGAAATTTACAACAGATCAAATCGCTTGGTATGAGAACAGGTGTTGCGCTGAATCCGCATACGCCGGTTCATGTATTAGCAGATATTCTGCATGATATTGATCTGGTTTGTTTGATGAGTGTAAATCCAGGTTTTGGCGGACAACAATTTATTCCACACACACTGGTAAAGATTCGTCAATTAAGACAAATGATACAGGAGAGAAATCTTCATACACATATTGAAATAGATGGTGGCGTAACACTCCAAAATGCCAAATCGATTTTAGATGCCGGTGCAGATGTACTGGTAGCCGGCAATACTGTTTTCCGTGCCGAAGATCCCATTGCTACTATTGCTGCGTTAAAAGCTTTGTAG
- a CDS encoding PhoH family protein, whose product MTETIINLETVNPIEFFGVNNGKLDLLKKKFPLLKILSRGTQIKLSGAPEQIESAKEKIDLIIQYLERNGHLSENYFEQILGGDDAETVDNFVDRNPNDILVFGPNGKTVRARTQNQKKMVQAADKNDIVFAIGPAGTGKTYTAVALAVRALKNKLVKKIILTRPAVEAGESLGFLPGDLKEKIDPYLRPLYDALDDMIPADKLGYYMSTRTIEIAPLAYMRGRTLDNAFIILDEAQNTNDLQLKMFLTRIGANAKAIITGDPTQVDLPRNMRSGLDKATRILKQIDGIAHIELNEEDVVRHRLVKAIIKAYDKEHEKEEQEYQQGRR is encoded by the coding sequence TTGACAGAGACAATCATTAACCTCGAAACCGTAAACCCCATTGAGTTCTTTGGTGTCAACAACGGTAAGTTAGATTTGCTGAAAAAGAAATTCCCATTATTAAAGATCCTCTCCCGCGGGACACAAATTAAACTTAGCGGGGCTCCGGAACAGATCGAATCAGCAAAAGAAAAAATTGATCTTATTATTCAGTACCTCGAAAGAAACGGTCATCTCAGTGAAAATTATTTTGAACAGATCTTAGGCGGTGATGATGCAGAAACGGTAGACAACTTTGTAGACAGGAATCCCAATGATATACTGGTATTTGGCCCGAACGGTAAAACGGTCAGAGCCAGAACACAGAACCAGAAAAAAATGGTGCAGGCCGCTGATAAAAACGATATCGTTTTTGCGATCGGTCCGGCCGGTACCGGTAAAACCTATACAGCAGTAGCTTTAGCTGTTCGTGCTTTAAAGAATAAGCTGGTGAAAAAGATCATCCTTACCCGCCCAGCTGTTGAAGCCGGTGAAAGTTTAGGTTTCTTACCGGGAGATCTCAAAGAAAAGATCGATCCATATCTGCGTCCATTGTATGATGCGTTGGATGATATGATTCCGGCGGATAAATTGGGTTATTATATGAGTACCCGAACCATTGAGATCGCACCGCTGGCCTATATGCGTGGACGTACACTCGACAATGCATTCATTATTCTTGATGAAGCACAGAATACCAATGACCTGCAATTGAAAATGTTTCTGACACGTATCGGTGCAAATGCAAAAGCAATTATCACAGGTGATCCAACGCAAGTCGATCTTCCAAGAAATATGCGAAGTGGTTTAGACAAAGCCACCCGTATCTTAAAACAGATCGATGGTATTGCACATATTGAATTGAATGAAGAAGATGTGGTACGTCACAGACTTGTGAAAGCCATCATCAAAGCTTACGATAAAGAACACGAGAAGGAAGAGCAAGAATACCAGCAAGGAAGAAGGTAA
- a CDS encoding bifunctional 3,4-dihydroxy-2-butanone-4-phosphate synthase/GTP cyclohydrolase II — MENIRLNTIEEAIQDIRDGKMIIVVDDEDRENEGDFIIAARHATPEVINFMSKEGRGLICAALTEDRCKELELSPMVSSNTSLHETAFTVSVDLIGQGTTTGISAHDRSKTILALIHPDTKPSDLGRPGHIFPLKAKDGGVLRRTGHTEATVDLARLAGFEPAGVLVEVMNEDGTMARLPQLVVIAQKFGLKIISIKDLIDYRLKRDSLIEELVRVDMPTKHGQFKLVAFKEKMTGAEHLALIKGEWKTDEAVLTRVHSSCFTGDILGSFRCDCGEQLQKAMQMVEAEGKGVILYMNQEGRGIGLINKLKAYKLQEEGMDTVEANLHLGFGMDERDYGVGAQILRSLGITKLKLMSNNPRKRAGLKGYGLEIIDIVPIEIAPNPHNEKYLKTKRDKLGHEILEDL; from the coding sequence ATGGAAAATATCAGACTGAATACGATCGAGGAAGCGATACAAGACATACGTGATGGTAAGATGATCATTGTGGTAGATGATGAAGACAGGGAAAATGAAGGCGATTTCATCATCGCTGCCCGACATGCGACCCCTGAAGTGATCAATTTTATGAGTAAAGAAGGACGTGGACTGATCTGTGCAGCGCTTACCGAAGACCGCTGTAAAGAACTGGAACTCAGTCCAATGGTTAGCTCCAATACCTCATTACACGAAACCGCTTTTACTGTTTCTGTTGATTTGATCGGACAAGGAACCACCACCGGTATTTCTGCTCACGACAGGTCAAAAACGATTTTAGCGCTTATTCATCCTGATACAAAACCTTCAGATCTGGGTAGACCCGGACATATTTTCCCACTGAAAGCCAAAGATGGGGGCGTATTACGCAGAACAGGTCATACAGAAGCAACTGTTGATCTGGCAAGATTGGCCGGGTTTGAGCCGGCGGGTGTGTTGGTAGAAGTCATGAATGAAGACGGCACGATGGCCCGATTACCACAATTGGTGGTCATCGCTCAAAAATTTGGTTTGAAGATCATTTCCATCAAGGACTTGATCGACTATCGTTTGAAAAGAGACTCATTGATCGAAGAGTTGGTGCGGGTTGATATGCCTACTAAACATGGTCAATTCAAATTGGTGGCATTTAAAGAAAAAATGACAGGCGCTGAACACTTGGCGTTGATAAAAGGAGAATGGAAAACCGATGAAGCGGTATTGACAAGGGTACATAGCAGTTGTTTTACCGGCGATATTCTCGGAAGTTTTCGTTGCGATTGTGGAGAGCAATTGCAAAAAGCCATGCAAATGGTAGAAGCGGAAGGGAAGGGTGTAATTCTCTATATGAATCAAGAGGGCAGAGGTATTGGACTGATCAATAAACTGAAAGCGTATAAACTGCAAGAGGAAGGAATGGATACCGTAGAAGCCAATCTACACCTGGGTTTCGGAATGGATGAAAGAGATTATGGCGTTGGTGCGCAGATTTTACGTTCATTGGGAATTACCAAACTCAAACTCATGAGTAACAATCCTAGAAAAAGGGCAGGTTTAAAAGGATATGGTCTTGAGATCATCGACATCGTTCCCATTGAAATAGCTCCCAATCCACACAATGAAAAATACCTCAAAACCAAGAGGGATAAACTGGGGCATGAGATATTAGAGGATCTTTGA